From a single Sediminibacterium sp. KACHI17 genomic region:
- a CDS encoding DUF4097 family beta strand repeat-containing protein, whose amino-acid sequence MKTIKYTLALLCILFSTGLIAQGVEKEQLTVALSSPGKPYKLVVGLLSGSIKVTGHSGDNMIINVEVEEDKKSKKNDQKVSGLKRIGASSGYEINAVEKNNEVTISNHSMMRKIDLDIKVPVNGTLVLNTLNEGDIIVSNIKGELELNNVNGDIKVSGISGTAVANTVNGDITAAFTNVTEGKPMAFSTFNGDVNLNFPASIKANLKMKTDQGEIFSDFEVAMDKSSAAPVKSNSGGTYKITKDAWITGKINGGGTEVMVKSWSGDLFIRKNK is encoded by the coding sequence ATGAAAACAATAAAATATACCCTCGCTCTGTTGTGTATTCTTTTTTCGACAGGGTTGATCGCACAGGGAGTTGAAAAAGAACAATTGACAGTGGCGTTAAGTAGTCCGGGTAAGCCGTATAAACTTGTGGTAGGATTACTCAGTGGTTCTATCAAAGTGACTGGTCATAGCGGAGATAACATGATCATCAATGTTGAGGTAGAAGAAGATAAAAAATCTAAAAAGAACGATCAAAAAGTATCTGGATTAAAGCGGATCGGGGCATCATCAGGTTATGAGATCAATGCCGTTGAAAAGAATAATGAGGTCACTATCAGCAATCATAGCATGATGAGGAAGATCGATCTTGATATCAAAGTTCCTGTGAATGGTACACTGGTCTTGAATACTTTGAATGAAGGAGATATTATCGTGAGCAATATCAAAGGAGAACTTGAGCTGAACAATGTGAATGGAGACATCAAAGTATCCGGTATTTCAGGTACAGCGGTAGCAAATACGGTGAATGGTGATATCACAGCAGCATTTACGAATGTAACAGAAGGGAAGCCGATGGCATTCTCTACATTTAATGGAGATGTAAATCTCAATTTTCCCGCGTCTATAAAAGCTAACCTAAAAATGAAAACCGATCAGGGTGAGATCTTCAGTGATTTTGAAGTGGCGATGGATAAATCTTCTGCAGCTCCTGTGAAAAGTAATTCAGGAGGTACTTATAAAATCACAAAAGATGCGTGGATAACAGGAAAGATCAATGGTGGTGGAACAGAAGTAATGGTGAAATCCTGGAGTGGTGATCTTTTCATTCGTAAGAACAAATAG